ATCCCCATTCAAGGGGCGATTCGACCGGCTCGACGTAAGGCCGGAAGGCGCCGTTGACGGGAGATTCTGCGTGCAGCCTCTCTGCGGTTCCCGAAAGGCGATCCGGACCGGAATATCCCCCGCAGAACATAACCTCTCCGTTGAGGAGCAGGGTCGCGGTGCAGCCGATGCGGCGATCGCTCGTTGTGCCCGCCCGGACCCAGGAATCGGTGGCGGGTCTCATCATTTCCACCCATACGGCGGGGCCTCTGGCGCTTGTACCACCCAGAACAAGGGCCCTGCCGTCGCGCAACACGAGGCTGGAATGGCCCATGCGTGGAACCGAGAGTACGCCCGCACTGCGCCAGAGACCTGTCGCCGGATCGAATCGTTCGACTGCAGCTACAAGGCCTTCCTGATTGACACCCCCGGTAACCAGCACACTTCCGTCGGCGAGCAGGACCGCGCTGTGGCCCATGCGTGGAAAGGCCATCGAGTTCGTCTCGACCCAGGAACCCGTCTCCGGATCATAAAGTTCGGCTTCCCCAGCAGGACCCCAAAGGCCGGCCCCACCTGCAACCAGCACCCTGCCGTCGTGCAGGAGTGTCGCAGTATGCAGGCACCGCGGCTGTGACATCTCCCCCGCTGGCATCCAGACGCCCCTGTCCGGATCGAATATCTCCGTCTCGCAAAGGATGCCGCTGGCACTCAGACCGCCTGAGACAAGGATGCCGCCGTGCGAAAGGGCCGTTCCCGCAAAATCCATTCTCGCCATCCGCATATCCTCGACCGTGTGCCAGATTTTCGACAAGGGGTGGAACACCTCCGTGCTTGCCGTCGGCCAATTCCCAGTACGCCCTCCGCATACGAGAAGATCTCCATCAGGAAGAAGGAAAGCACTGTGGGAAGTTCGGGCACAGGCCATCGGAGCCGCCGCGAACCAGAGCCTGCTTGCCGGATCGTAGACTTCGACGTGGTTCAACGGGCGTCGGGACAAGCCCTCTCCCCCCGCCACAAGGACCTGTCCCTGCGGAAGAAGGGTCGCCGTATGGTGCGCCCTTGCCTGCAAAAGACTCCTGGATCTTTGCACCTTCGGCCGGCCTTCCGGGGCATAGATCTCGGCCGAAGGCAAGACCTCTTTTCCGCACGCCCCGCCGGCCACCAGAACGGTCCCGTCGGGCAGCAGGGTCGCCGTATGCAGTTTGCGATTCATATTCATCGGGCCGATGGAACGCCATCCCTTGCTCGACGACACATAGACCTCCGAATCCGGAAACCCTTCTCTGTTGCTGCCTCCCGCCGCCAAAACAGATCCATCCGGCAGGAGGGACAAAGAAAACTGGCTGCGCTGGTAAACGGTCGGGGCTCCGCTGTCGATCCACTGGTCGTTGCCCGGGTCGTAAATCCGAGGCTGGAGCAGATACCCTGCGCTGCCCGCCCCGCCGACCACCATGACCTGCCCCCCCGAGTCCGGAAGTTGGACGGCGCAGGCTCCGGCAACCGGACAGCCGGCAAGGGGGGCGCTCGGGGTCCATGTCTCCGATTCCGGATCGTAAAGGTCCCCGGTCTCATCCGAAAATTTTCTCTCGCCCGTCGCGCCCCCGAAGATGAACACCCGCCCGCCCGAAAGGAGCGTCGCCGTGTGCGACGCGCGCGGAATCGTCAAATCAGCCGTGCGGCTCCAGGCGTTCTCTCTGGGATCGAAGATCTCCGCAGCGGCGACGGGCAGCATGGAGTCGATGGAACCCCCGGCCACGAGGACACGCCCGTCCGGTAGAAGCGTCGCCGTATGCTCCAGTCTGTGCTGTTCCAAAGCGCCTGCATCGCTCCAGGTCCTTGTGGCCGGGTCGTAAAGCTCCGCCGACCGGAGCGTTTCATTGTAGTCTCCAGCCTTCCGCCCGCCTGCGACCAAGACCCGGCCGTCCGGTAGAAGCGTTGCCGTGTGGTGGGAACGACGAGTTTTCATATCGCCCGTGCGCTCCCAGATGCCGCTTGAAGGATCATAAATCTCCGCGCTGCAAATGACCCCTGCGAATTCCTCGTTGTCCTGCATTCCACCCGCCACCAGGACCGTCCCATCGGACAGAAGGGTCGCCGTGTGGGCGAAACGTTTGTCGTGCATGGAACCGACGGGCTTCCACGGCCCGGCTGCATGGGTCAGGCCGGGAACAACCGCAAGAAAATAG
Above is a window of Desulfatiglans anilini DSM 4660 DNA encoding:
- a CDS encoding Kelch repeat-containing protein, which produces MHDKRFAHTATLLSDGTVLVAGGMQDNEEFAGVICSAEIYDPSSGIWERTGDMKTRRSHHTATLLPDGRVLVAGGRKAGDYNETLRSAELYDPATRTWSDAGALEQHRLEHTATLLPDGRVLVAGGSIDSMLPVAAAEIFDPRENAWSRTADLTIPRASHTATLLSGGRVFIFGGATGERKFSDETGDLYDPESETWTPSAPLAGCPVAGACAVQLPDSGGQVMVVGGAGSAGYLLQPRIYDPGNDQWIDSGAPTVYQRSQFSLSLLPDGSVLAAGGSNREGFPDSEVYVSSSKGWRSIGPMNMNRKLHTATLLPDGTVLVAGGACGKEVLPSAEIYAPEGRPKVQRSRSLLQARAHHTATLLPQGQVLVAGGEGLSRRPLNHVEVYDPASRLWFAAAPMACARTSHSAFLLPDGDLLVCGGRTGNWPTASTEVFHPLSKIWHTVEDMRMARMDFAGTALSHGGILVSGGLSASGILCETEIFDPDRGVWMPAGEMSQPRCLHTATLLHDGRVLVAGGAGLWGPAGEAELYDPETGSWVETNSMAFPRMGHSAVLLADGSVLVTGGVNQEGLVAAVERFDPATGLWRSAGVLSVPRMGHSSLVLRDGRALVLGGTSARGPAVWVEMMRPATDSWVRAGTTSDRRIGCTATLLLNGEVMFCGGYSGPDRLSGTAERLHAESPVNGAFRPYVEPVESPLEWGCALSLTGEGFRGAGFTEASGGDYRGSPTNYPLVQLRHMASGVVKWLLPDPEASFADREFLSASVEGVPEGYAMITVYVNGSPSHSRTTRFVGPSGCCLLCE